The Lysinibacillus irui sequence AATACTAAGCGGTTAGAGGTTGTCATACTTTCAGTTGCTTTCCCGTTAACATACAAAAATAAGGAATAACAAAGTGCTGCTGCTAACCCCCATAACCACCCCTGGAAAGGTATTTGGGATAAATCAACATCAATTATACCAGCAGCTGGTATTGTTCCTACTACCAATATGATTAAAGATACGAATTCAATTCTACTTGGAAGTTGTCGTTTTGTTATACTAGAAATCAACATACCAATCCATGTAAATTGAAATAGTAAAACTACTGCCAATGATGCTGGCAAAAAGTTCAAAGAATGACCATATAAAATATTCGTTAGCCCTGTTAAAATCCCTGCATATATAAGGGTTTTAACACCTTTAAAGCTCAATTTTGATCTGTTTGTAACTAAGAAGATACATACTGCTATACAAAAGCCAATAAAAAACTGACTTGTTACTGCCTCAGAGACAGTAAAACCACTACGCATTGCCAGCTTTATAATCGTTGAAACGATACCAAAACTGCTTGCTGCAATCACTACTAATAGGGGATAAATATACATCTTCATCACTCACTTCCCTCCTATAATTTTTATATAAAATGAATTTTGTTTATGATTTTGAGATTTAGAAAAAAAATCATAATCTCCAATATAAATCACGAATTGTTATTTTACAATCTTTTTTTTCATTTAAATTGTCACAAAAATACTAATCCTTCTCATTTATCGTGGAGTATGCAGAGCCTAGCTAAAAAATTTCGTTGAACTAAAAAATTAGTCTTTTTTACCATAGATAAGAATTCAGCAGTTTAGTTCCCTGCACTCTTCTTAGCGCTTGGAAAATAAAGACAAAAATAAAAAGCCACTCAAAATGAATGACTTGTATACATTATATAAAGTTGGCTTTAACGATAAGTTGGAGCATATAAATAGGTTAGGAGAAACTTGTTATCCAGTAGGAAGTGGTGCTGTAAACTTGCATTAAAATCAACATAATAAGTCCATCGATTTCTGCTTTCGTGTTTGAAATAACCCTGTTTTCATCCCAATAATCAGAACTATTTGGATATTCATGGCTAAGACTATCCTCTTCTAACAAATGGAACTTCATTTTACCACCTCTTACCTTCAACCTTTCCATGCCCTCTTAATTTTCTAAATATGAAATAGGATAAGGAGAGTAAACTGCTGTATCTCCATCTTCATCACGTTTTAAAATTATGATAAAATCTGCACCATTACTATTATCCCCTCTAGGAATTGGTGTAATCATGGCAGGACATCTTAACTCATCACTATATCCTTTCAATTCCTCCCTAAAGTTATTTAAAGCAAACGTCACACGTTGATCTATAAGGGCAAACAATTTGTCCACTCCACCTGTTTTCATATCAAAATATTCAGGGTTGCTCTCTCTTTTCTCAATTATTTTCTCCTTGTATTCTGAAACTGTAAAAAAACAAAATTCCCAGTCAAGAGGAAAAAGCCCTGCACCTAACCAATAAATATTCATTTTTATCCCCCCTCATCAATAGTTTAAGTACCTTCAAAATCTTCAAAATTAATTTTAACATAAATATCCAACAATAAATTCACCTGTAACAACTATTGATTCCACTTATATCTCGTTAACTTAACTTCTTCCAAAGGTACACCACTTACTTTTTAGATTATTATTGTGGAATCTGAAACAAAATGTAGCGACCCTACTTGCAAATATTGCTATATTTGACCAGAAACACCTTAAACTCGCAAATAACGAAATTAAGTTCCCATGAAAGAACTTATCCATCTTTCATTTTCTGTGGTGACGTGCTAATTTTGCCCTTCGTGAATGGTTAACGGGTGCTTTAATAAAACAAGGAATTATAAAGTATACATAAATAAGCTTAATAACGTTTCCAAATGCAAGTTTGTAAACACACTTAAAAGCCACAAAATAAAGTTTATATTCCATTAAAGGGCGTATTTCAGAGTATGAAATGTGCCCTTTCGTTGTAAATCGGGCATAATCAAATGAGAGGTGTTTTATGCATGTTTTCTAACGAACAATTACAAGGCTTAATTGTAGGAAAGATCGTCGGGAACAAGTTCCCCTATAATACAAATAATGAACTAGAAATTGAAGCCCATATCCGACGGTTATTTCATCGAATAAACCGTATTCCTAATTTAGTATGTGAAGCAGAGTGGAGTCATTTTGGCAGTGGATACGCCTCCTTTGTTGAATTTTTTTGTTATCGAAAAGAGGATTTTATAGTCGTTGAAGAGAAGTACGGTCATCGAGAGATAAAGAAAGATGGGATTATTATTGATATTTGTCGTTTAGCACCTGTAGCAATCATGGGCGAAGATTACAGATATAAAACAATTCGTATCGAAACGAATGAAGTAGTTGGTGGGGCATATGGTTCTTTGCTTGCTAGTCCAAATTTATTAGATTTGAGCGAGAAATTCCAAACAATTGCAGAAAAATTGAAACAAGCCTTAAAAGAGTTTGATTATGAACTATTAGAAGCTGAAAAAATGAATCAACCTTTGTCTTTTCAAACAAAAATACCGACAATTTATCGTGAACCTAGAGAGTATTTAGTCATGGATGCTATTTTTTATTGGGAGGATTAGTTTAATGTATCATTAAGTCCAAAACGAGTAAGTCGGATGTATAAAAGTTGAGTAATAGGCTTTATTGAACTATTATGCGTTTAAAAAGTAAACAACTTGATTATCTTTACACTTATTCAACAATCGGGCCAGATTGTTGAATAATATTATTCTATGCAATGGTACAAAACTCTACGGATATGTTATATATATTTTAAACTCAATTAATGTTATAATTTACCAATAATATTAATTGAGGAGCGATTACCTTTTGAAAAAGCGTTTTTTACATAGAAATGATTGGACTAGAATTATACAACGCGACTATTCTATAGAGCAGAGAAATGACAAAGATTTTAATGGATTTATTGCTCTTATAAAAATGAATGAAGTAAAAGAGCCGTTAATAACTGAATATTTAATTAAAAAGGTTTGTATTGTTGATAACAATTACTTATGGTTACAACAACTACCACTCAATGAAAATTTCGCTATTACATCAATGTTTAATGAAAATAGAGAAATTATTCAGTGGTACATAGATATCACATATGGAAATGGCGTTGAGAATGGAGAACCCTATATGATGGACTTATTTTTAGATATTGTTGTATTACCAACTGGAGAAATCATTGAAAAAGATAAAGATGAATTAGAAGAGGCTCTACACAATAATTGGATTACAAAATCACAATACGATTTTGCCTATCGAGTTTTTAATCAAGTGTTGAAACAAATACACGAAGATACTTTTAAATACTATGATTTAAGTTTTAAGCATCGAGACTATTTACTAGGTAAGATTCGTGAATAAATCATGCTTTAATATGTCATTACCAAATGAAAGTTTGAGTTTTACTTTAGGGGTAGTTAAAAAAGGATGTTCAACAATCGGGTTTGCATTTCTTTATTAAGGAATGCGTCTTTCTTCATCAAAAGGCCAGATTGTGGAAGAACATTTTCAATAAAATTCGATATTACTGTTGAAATATAGAGTAAGATGGGGAAGTTTCTCACTTAAACTAACGGAGCAGGATAGTTAAAGAACATTTAGGGTACGTTACTTCTAAAAAGGAGTAATTTAAATGAAAAATCCATTCTTAATTAGTTCGTTTGTGATTATATTTTTGTTCAGTTTTTCTATATTATTAGGAAGTCCTGTTCATTCTCAAACTAATCCTTCAGATAATAATGAATATTTATATCCTGCAAATAAGGAAAAAGTTGTTAATGAAACTGTAGATGAATTTTACCAGGCATTAAGGAACCTAAAGTATCCTATACATCAGGAGGTTTATCAAAGATATAAGCAGAAGCCAAAGCAACAACAATGGCATTTGGATACTGTTCTTTTTAAAGAAATGCCTGATGCATCTGTAAATGTTAGAAAAAAATTATTGTTCAATGAGGTAGAAAGATTAAATTATATAACTTTTGATGGAAATATTCTTAGTACCTACCCTTATATAGATATTAACTATCATCAGACCGTTAGTCCTGATAGACAAGTTTATTTTTTTTATTCCTTTAAAGACACAGAAAAAGAATTTAGAGGTAATTATGCAATTTATGATGTTGAAACAAAAGAAATGGTAGCAGGCGGAAGTACTTATATGCCAAAGCTCAATCTTACAAGGAACACTTATGATTAAGAAAGATAAATTTAGGTAAAATAGCAACATGATTGTGTTCGTTGTTGAACTAGCTTAATATTGAAATTTATTCCTATGATAGTGTATACACTGGATCTGATAGTGTATACACTGGATCGCTTGTCCCACCACTTGCCTTTTGTAGAGTTGCCTCAATCCCATACATAGCGGTTTTCGCCCCAATGTAACTATTGTTATTTTCCTTCACTACTTGTTACCTTGCTTCCTCGATTGTTTTTTACCATCCACCGATAATTCTCAATCCACTGTAACAAATTCTCTTACGTAACTGTTATTTGCCCTTTTAACATAGGATTGCCCTCCTAAGTTATGTTATAATGCTAATGACTAAGCCATTATTCAAAGGGCATAAACCAATTCGAGCTGTAGCGTGTGCAAACGCTGCAGCTTTTTCTATGTTATAATTTACACAAATTACATATTGAGGTGATATTATGGAAAGTGATAAATTGGTTTGTAAGGCTTGTGGTAGTGATTCCTTTACAACCGGTCAAGTTGGTGGTAGTAGTAGCCAGGGTAATATAAGACCAATCGGATCAGTAATGACTTTTGGTTCATCACTTCTTATGACTTTTTGTAAAAACTGTGGAGAGGTTGCTTCAATCAAAGTTGATAACCCAAAAAAATTTAAATAAAATATCTGTTTAGGGTCACTCCAAACTAGTGACCCTTTATAATTTCTTTACTCATATTGTGCAGTAAACTACTGTTGAATTATCTCAAGTATTTTTTACCTTCTCTTTTAACTACATACTTTTAAATGGATGGTTAATAATAAATTTATACAATATTTAAAAGAGGTGTATTATTTTATAAATGAAAAAGGCTTATCTGCTTTTATAATATTAATTACTCTTGCTTTATTTTTCCTACCAAGTACAGGATTAGGGTTTTATGGACCTACTCATGATTCTAACGACCTTAGATTACAGGATATGCTCATGCTCATTCTTACTCCTTATATTGAAAAGGATTTGAGAAGCTATTATTATCCGAAGATTTTAAAGGATTTGTTTCACCCTTTGTTACTCCTTGGAAAATTGAATTAATTGAAACAAAAAGAAATCATTTCCGAGGCTTTGATCTGCAAATTACATTTGAAATTGAGCCTACAGATGGCGGACATAATATTTCATTAGGAAAAGATAGAATGACCTATGAAATAACTGTTGGTCCTGAGGTTAAATTGATAAATCACACTCACCTTAAGACTTATAAATATCCACCAGAATAATTCATTAAAATTTTTAACCTTTTATAGAATTTTGTATTTTTCATTGTTGAACAAATACTGAAAGGAATTTTTTCTATGAGAAAAATAATAATCATTTCGTTATTTTTAATAAGTTCCCTAGGGATAAATTCTACTTTTGCTAGATCAGATATACAGTATTTCCCTAAAAACCAACCCCCAAGTGTGATTGAGTTAGCCTTTCTACGTGAATTAGGTTTACCAATTCTTGAAACAATGTCTTCATATGGTGATAATCAATTATTCGATTATGCAAGAATTGAAAAAATTGAACAAAATAGACAAAACGACTACTATGATGTTAGTTTAAGGGTTATTTCCTTTGAAGGTGCCCACGATCAACCATTTAAACTAATTAACATCACTTTTCGTATACCGCCTGGTGAATCTGCAGAAA is a genomic window containing:
- a CDS encoding EamA family transporter, which produces MYIYPLLVVIAASSFGIVSTIIKLAMRSGFTVSEAVTSQFFIGFCIAVCIFLVTNRSKLSFKGVKTLIYAGILTGLTNILYGHSLNFLPASLAVVLLFQFTWIGMLISSITKRQLPSRIEFVSLIILVVGTIPAAGIIDVDLSQIPFQGWLWGLAAALCYSLFLYVNGKATESMTTSNRLVFVSFFAFMITAVFQSPEIIWNGTLFNEGLWIYGLALGLFGMIIPVFLFTIAVPKVGLGMSSILSAVELPIAVMVSVILLSETVTTLQIVGIITIVIGISLPTILDKDRLLRIGKAKYRKSSKEVAKESSI
- a CDS encoding DUF402 domain-containing protein, with product MKKRFLHRNDWTRIIQRDYSIEQRNDKDFNGFIALIKMNEVKEPLITEYLIKKVCIVDNNYLWLQQLPLNENFAITSMFNENREIIQWYIDITYGNGVENGEPYMMDLFLDIVVLPTGEIIEKDKDELEEALHNNWITKSQYDFAYRVFNQVLKQIHEDTFKYYDLSFKHRDYLLGKIRE